A single region of the Sorghum bicolor cultivar BTx623 chromosome 7, Sorghum_bicolor_NCBIv3, whole genome shotgun sequence genome encodes:
- the LOC8080836 gene encoding protein CCA1: MTSTPSDKANNCCTFPFYFCLFLPDLEMEVNSSGEEMVVKVRKPYTITKQRERWTEAEHKRFLEALKLYGRAWQRIEEHVGTKTAVQIRSHAQKFFTKLEKEAMTNGTSPGQALDIDIPPPRPKRKPNNPYPRKSGLSSETPTKDFPNDKSAKPNMPLSNGNVQMAGDASLQKFQRKELSEKGSCSEVLNLFRDAPSASFSSVNKSSSNHGAPRGVEASKTEIRDMTIMENNSLNPNMQEDVKEISDHEMERLNSIQISSKCEHSHEGYLDLSMQQMKLKPKSVETTYVDKQTARASHSLAEKNGTASILVTATEGTHSDQTSDQVGINGSINPCIHPMLSSDPKFDSSATPQHFPHNYAAFAPMMQGNCNQDTYRSFVNMSSTFSSMLVSTLLSNPAIHAAARLAASYWPAAEGNTLIDPNQENPADDVQGRNIGSPPSMASIVAATVAAASAWWATQGLLPFFTPPMAFPFVPAPSAAFPTVDVPRPSEKDRDFPVENAQKECQEAQKQGQFEGLRVAASSVSDGSGKGEVSLHTELKISPVQNADATPTTGADTSDAFRNKKKQDRSSCGSNTPSSSDVDADNVPEKEDNANEKVKQASCSNSSAGDTNHRRFRSSGSTSDSWKEVSEEGRLAFDALFSREKLPQSFSPPQAEDSKEVAKEEENEVTTVAVDLNKNATSIDHDLDTMDEPRASFPNELSHLKLKSRRTGFKPYKRCSVEAKENRVPASDEVGTKRIRLESEAST, translated from the exons ATGACCTCAACTCCAAGTGACAAAGCGAACAACTGTTGCACCTTTCCCTTCTATTTCTGTTTATTTTTGCCGGATTTGGAGATGGAGGTGAATTCCTCTGGTGAGGAAATGGTGGTCAAG GTAAGAAAGCCATACACAATCACAAAGCAGCGGGAGCGGTGGACAGAGGCTGAGCACAAACGGTTCCTTGAAGCCTTGAAACTTTATGGCAGAGCATGGCAGCGTATAGAAG AGCATGTTGGGACAAAGACGGCCGTGCAGATCAGAAGTCACGCTCAAAAGTTCTTCACCAAG TTGGAAAAGGAAGCTATGACCAATGGTACTTCTCCGGGGCAAGCCCTTGACATTGACATACCTCCACCACGGCCTAAAAGAAAGCCTAACAATCCATATCCTCGAAAAAGTGGTCTCAGCTCTGAGACACCAACCAAAGATTTTCCAAATGACAAGTCAGCAAAACCAAATATGCCCTTGAGCAATGGAAATGTACAAATGGCAGGTGATGCATCTCTTCAG AAATTTCAAAGGAAGGAGTTGTCTGAAAAAGGAAGTTGCTCAGAAGTTCTTAATCTCTTCCGTGATGCCCCATCTGCGTCATTTTCTTCAGTTAACAAAAGCTCTTCAAATCATGGTGCACCCAGGGGGGTCGAGGCAAGTAAAACAGAAATCCGAGATATGACCATCATGGAAAATAATTCTCTTAACCCCAACATGCAAGAGGATGTAAAGGAGATCAGCGATCATGAAATGGAAAGGCTTAATAGTATCCAAATCAGCTCTAAATGTGAACATTCTCACGAGGGATATTTggatctctcaatgcaacaaaTGAAGCTAAAGCCAAAATCTGTGGAGACAACATATGTGGACAAACAAACTGCAAGAGCTTCGCACTCCCTAGCGGAGAAAAATGGGACAGCTAGCATTCTGGTCACTGCAACTGAAGGAACTCATTCTGATCAAACAAGTGATCAAGTGGGAATCAATGGAAGCATTAACCCATGCATCCATCCAATGCTTTCTTCAGATCCAAAATTTGATAGCAGTGCCACACCACAGCATTTTCCTCATAATTATGCTGCCTTTGCTCCAATGATGCAGGGCAACTGCAACCAAGATACCTACAGGTCATTCGTCAATATGTCATCCACCTTCTCCAGCATGCTTGTTTCCACGTTGTTGTCAAACCCTGCCATCCATGCAGCTGCCAGGCTCGCAGCATCATACTGGCCAGCAGCTGAAGGTAACACACTTATCGATCCAAATCAAGAAAATCCTGCAGATGATGTTCAAGGAAGGAACATAGGCTCTCCTCCAAGCATGGCTTCTATTGTAGCAGCTACAGTTGCTGCAGCATCTGCATGGTGGGCAACACAAGGTCTTCTCCCTTTCTTCACTCCACCCATGGCTTTTCCATTTGTACCAGCTCCTAGTGCTGCCTTTCCCACAGTTGATGTTCCAAGACCTTCAGAGAAAGACAGAGATTTCCCAGTTGAAAATGCACAGAAGGAATGCCAAGAAGCTCAAAAACAGGGACAATTTGAAGGTTTAAGAGTTGCTGCTTCTTCAGTGTCTGATGGGAGTGGAAAAGGCGAGGTGTCTCTCCACACAGAGTTAAAGATATCTCCTGTCcagaatgctgatgcaacacctACCACAGGAGCTGATACAAGTGATGCATTCAGGAATAAGAAAAAGCAGGATCGCTCTTCATGTGGTTCTAACACACCTTCAAGTAGTGATGTTGATGCAGACAATGTTCCTGAGAAGGAGGACAATGCTAATGAGAAGGTGAAGCAAGCCTCCTGCAGCAACTCTTCAGCTGGTGACACTAACCACCGCAGATTTAGAAGCAGTGGAAGCACTAGTGATTCATGGAAGGAGGTTTCTGAAGAG GGTCGTCTGGCTTTCGATGCGCTGTTCAGTAGAGAAAAGCTTCCGCAAAGCTTTTCTCCCCCACAAGCAGAAGACTCGAAGGAGGTTGCCAAGGAGGAAGAAAATGAAGTGACTACAGTGGCAGTTGACCTCAACAAGAACGCCACAAGCATTGATCATGACCTCGACACAATGGATGAGCCAAGGGCTTCCTTTCCCAATGAATTGTCGCACCTGAAGCTGAAATCGCGCCGAACAGGCTTCAAGCCATACAAGAGATGTTCTGTGGAAGCGAAGGAGAATAGGGTGCCGGCTAGTGACGAGGTTGGTACCAAGAGGATTCGTCTTGAGAGCGAAGCATCCACATAA
- the LOC8069622 gene encoding caffeic acid 3-O-methyltransferase gives MGSTAEDVAAVADEEACMYAMQLASSSILPMTLKNALELGLLEVLQKDAGKALAAEEVVARLPVAPTNPAAADMVDRMLRLLASYDVVKCQMEDKDGKYERRYSAAPVGKWLTPNEDGVSMAALALMNQDKVLMESWYYLKDAVLDGGIPFNKAYGMTAFEYHGTDPRFNRVFNEGMKNHSVIITKKLLEFYTGFDESVSTLVDVGGGIGATLHAITSHHSHIRGVNFDLPHVISEAPPFPGVQHVGGDMFKSVPAGDAILMKWILHDWSDAHCATLLKNCYDALPEKGGKVIVVECVLPVTTDAVPKAQGVFHVDMIMLAHNPGGRERYEREFRDLAKAAGFSGFKATYIYANAWAIEFIK, from the exons atgGGGTCGACGGCGGAGGacgtggcggcggtggcggacgAGGAGGCGTGCATGTACGCGATGCAGCTGGCGTCGTCGTCGATCCTCCCCATGACGCTGAAGAACGCGCTGGAGCTGGGCCTGCTGGAGGTGCTTCAGAAGGACGCCGGCAAGGCGCtggcggcggaggaggtggtggcgcgGCTGCCCGTGGCGCCGACGAACCCCGCCGCGGCGGACATGGTGGACCGCATGCTCCGCCTCCTCGCCTCCTACGACGTCGTGAAGTGCCAGATGGAGGACAAGGACGGCAAGTACGAGCGTCGGTACTCCGCCGCCCCCGTCGGCAAGTGGCTCACCCCTAACGAGGACGGCGTCTCCATGGCCGCCCTCGCGCTCATGAACCAGGACAAGGTCCTCATGGAGAGCTG GTACTACCTGAAGGACGCGGTGCTTGACGGCGGCATCCCGTTCAACAAGGCGTACGGGATGACGGCGTTCGAGTACCACGGCACGGACCCGCGCTTCAACCGCGTGTTCAACGAGGGCATGAAGAACCACagcgtgatcatcaccaagaAGCTCCTCGAGTTCTACACGGGCTTCGACGAGTCCGTCTCGACGCTCGTCGACGTGGGCGGCGGCATCGGCGCCACCTTACACGCCATCACCTCCCACCACTCCCACATCAGGGGCGTCAACTTCGACCTCCCCCACGTGATCTCCGAGGCGCCGCCGTTCCCCGGCGTGCAGCACGTCGGCGGGGACATGTTCAAGTCGGTGCCGGCCGGCGACGCCATCCTCATGAAGTGGATCCTCCACGACTGGAGCGACGCGCACTGCGCCACGCTGCTCAAGAACTGCTACGACGCGCTGCCGGAGAAGGGCGGCAAGGTGATCGTCGTCGAGTGCGTGCTGCCGGTGACCACCGACGCCGTCCCCAAGGCGCAGGGCGTGTTCCATGTCGACATGATCATGCTCGCGCATAACCCCGGCGGCAGGGAGCGGTACGAGCGGGAGTTCCGTGACCTCGCCAAGGCCGCTGGCTTCTCTGGGTTCAAGGCCACCTACATCTACGCCAACGCCTGGGCCATCGAGTTCATCAAGTAA
- the LOC8069623 gene encoding putative B3 domain-containing protein Os08g0157700 produces the protein MYMDLSLGTLVQDTQEVQEEDQEDNLDQQRAIGQDLHQQGGGGGGEPSHGVEREHMFDKVLTPSDVGKLNRLVVPKQHAERFFPAAGAGTQLCFQDCGGALWQFRYSYWGSSQSYVMTKGWSRFVRAARLAAGDTVTFSRGAGGGGRYFIEHRHCQRRRRRDVDISFGDAATTMPPWPIAVGVQAMNGGATMAVETASAAIAGTGHDSEVGPSAARSFRLFGFNVECSGDDAPAAPASAEVEYVDVDGDDDYS, from the coding sequence ATGTACATGGACCTGAGCTTGGGCACACTGGTACAAGACACTCAAGAAGTTCAAGAAGAAGACCAAGAAGACAATTTGGACCAGCAACGAGCTATAGGTCAAGATCTCCACCAGcaaggtggcggcggcggcggcgagccaaGCCATGGGGTGGAGCGGGAGCACATGTTCGACAAGGTGCTGACGCCGAGCGATGTTGGCAAGCTCAACCGTCTGGTGGTGCCGAAGCAGCACGCGGAGCGGTTCTTCCCGGCTGCCGGCGCCGGGACGCAGCTGTGCTTCCAGGACTGCGGCGGCGCTCTGTGGCAGTTCCGGTACTCCTACTGGGGGAGCAGCCAGAGCTACGTGATGACCAAGGGGTGGAGCCGCTTCGTCCGCGCCGCGCGACTTGCCGCGGGGGACACCGTCACCTTCTCCCGcggcgctggcggcggcggccgatACTTCATCGAGCACCGCCActgccagcgccgccgccgccgcgatgtCGATATCAGCTTCGGCGACGCTGCCACCACCATGCCGCCGTGGCCAATAGCTGTCGGAGTGCAAGCCATGAATGGGGGTGCAACGATGGCCGTCGAGACGGCGTCCGCTGCCATCGCCGGTACCGGTCATGACAGCGAGGTGGGACCCTCGGCGGCGAGGAGCTTCAGGCTCTTCGGCTTCAATGTTGAGTGCAGCGGCGACGATGCACCGGCGGCACCGGCTTCCGCCGAAGTGGAGTATGTCGacgtcgacggcgacgacgactaCAGCTAG